In Pseudomonas asiatica, the following are encoded in one genomic region:
- a CDS encoding TetR/AcrR family transcriptional regulator produces the protein MHLPTDERLLKALADAIVVHPRATLKELAEAAGVSKATLHRFCGTRDNLVNMLERYGDQILSQVIGNADLHGGDPTAALHRLIVEHLKHREMMIFLLFQYRPDSFDDSEANRPWRAYADALDAFFLRGQKAGAFRIDISAAIFTEMFLSMVYGIVDAERRGRAASATSVQTLELMFLDGAAAPAR, from the coding sequence ATGCACCTCCCTACCGATGAGCGCTTGCTCAAAGCGCTGGCCGACGCGATCGTCGTCCACCCCCGAGCCACCTTGAAGGAGCTGGCCGAGGCGGCGGGCGTGAGCAAAGCGACCCTGCACCGTTTCTGCGGCACCCGTGACAACCTGGTGAACATGCTGGAACGCTATGGCGACCAGATCCTCTCCCAGGTCATCGGCAACGCTGACTTGCACGGCGGCGACCCGACCGCAGCCCTGCATCGTCTCATCGTCGAGCACCTCAAGCATCGCGAGATGATGATCTTCCTGCTCTTCCAGTACCGCCCGGACTCGTTCGACGACAGCGAAGCGAACCGTCCGTGGCGGGCCTATGCCGACGCCCTGGATGCCTTCTTCCTGCGCGGCCAGAAGGCGGGAGCTTTCCGTATCGATATCAGCGCGGCGATCTTCACCGAAATGTTCCTGAGCATGGTGTACGGCATCGTCGATGCCGAACGACGCGGGCGGGCGGCCAGCGCGACGTCCGTGCAGACGCTGGAACTGATGTTCCTCGACGGCGCTGCGGCACCCGCCCGCTGA
- a CDS encoding porin translates to MQGIRALGIAGLIATTPAMALDQGDYRFNGFGTAGLTHLGGEGQGRSFGISGQTTDAWRGDQLSRLGGQLQYGLTDKLGMTVQGTLKPEQDTWKGNLEWAYLSWKATEGLTLRAGRLRLPIYMYSETLDVGVTHPWLRLPDEVYSQVQLSNYEGADALYTLPTGIGSVTLQVAGGQAAKRNLFAMDDLYDIDYKKIFAANVSLETYDFGTLRVGYAEADIDTDLSASVVAPGGAPTRVDFLSLNRKKGRFASIGYQYDNGTWVSSNEWTSNNTEGDQQGSIDAFYLMGGRRFGDVLLHLTYAQLDEDAGRQSSWTYGVNYNLAPNLVLKGEYKRVDTRGNGYRGTFVQNAQETFDQAVFAASNGAAGTPSRNYDGDIVSVGVDFVF, encoded by the coding sequence ATGCAAGGCATTAGAGCACTCGGTATCGCAGGCCTTATCGCGACCACCCCGGCAATGGCCCTGGACCAGGGAGACTATCGATTCAACGGCTTCGGCACTGCCGGCCTCACCCACCTGGGAGGCGAGGGTCAAGGACGGAGCTTCGGCATCAGCGGGCAGACCACGGACGCCTGGCGCGGTGACCAGCTCTCCCGGCTGGGCGGCCAACTCCAATATGGGCTCACCGACAAGCTGGGGATGACCGTGCAGGGCACCCTCAAGCCGGAACAGGACACCTGGAAAGGCAACCTGGAATGGGCCTACCTCTCCTGGAAGGCGACCGAAGGCCTGACATTGCGCGCAGGCCGGCTGCGCCTGCCGATCTACATGTACTCCGAAACCCTCGACGTCGGCGTCACCCACCCTTGGTTGCGGCTGCCGGATGAGGTCTACAGCCAGGTCCAACTGAGCAACTACGAAGGCGCCGATGCCCTCTACACCCTGCCCACCGGCATCGGCTCCGTGACGCTCCAGGTGGCAGGCGGCCAAGCCGCCAAGCGCAACCTGTTCGCCATGGATGACCTGTACGACATCGACTACAAGAAAATCTTCGCGGCGAATGTCAGCCTGGAAACCTACGACTTCGGCACGCTGCGCGTCGGGTATGCCGAAGCAGACATCGACACGGACCTCAGTGCGTCGGTGGTCGCCCCTGGGGGAGCGCCCACGCGTGTCGACTTCCTGAGCCTGAACCGCAAGAAAGGCCGCTTCGCATCCATCGGTTACCAGTACGACAATGGCACCTGGGTCTCTTCGAACGAGTGGACCAGCAACAACACCGAAGGTGACCAGCAAGGCAGCATCGATGCCTTCTACCTCATGGGCGGGCGCCGTTTTGGCGACGTGCTGCTCCACCTCACTTACGCTCAGCTCGACGAAGACGCTGGCCGCCAGAGCTCCTGGACCTACGGCGTGAACTACAACCTGGCGCCGAACCTGGTGCTCAAGGGCGAGTACAAGCGGGTGGACACGCGCGGCAACGGCTACCGCGGCACCTTCGTGCAGAACGCCCAAGAGACCTTCGACCAGGCAGTCTTCGCGGCTAGCAACGGTGCCGCCGGCACTCCTTCGCGCAACTACGACGGCGATATCGTCAGCGTCGGCGTCGATTTCGTCTTCTAA
- a CDS encoding efflux transporter outer membrane subunit, with protein MLMRNLAIPFALAVTLAGCSLAPTYQRPEAPVATAWGDAAGHRGRAVEQLDWQAFIVDPSLRQLVGTALDNNRSLRQTLLDIEQARAQYRIQRADRVPGLNAGASGNRQHLPTDLSSDGREGVSSTYQVGLSLPEYEVDLFGRVKSLSDAALEQYLATEEVARAARIALISEVSQAYLTLDGAERRLALTRQTLASREDSLALVGQRRTAGTATALDHQEALGLVEQSRAELEGIVREQRQAYNALVLLLGSADAAKAIPAERDEAPMVLQDIAPGAPSALIERRPDILAAEHRLRARNADIGAARAAFFPRISLTGSFGTASAQMSGLFDGGSRSWTFMPQLSLPLFDAGRNRAGLSLAEARKDSAVAAYEGAIQVAFREVADALAATDTLRREQAARRALVDTSRATLALAKARYEGGVDNHLRYLDAQRNSNVNEAAFIEASTQRQLALVDLFRALGGGWSGKG; from the coding sequence ATGCTCATGCGCAATCTTGCAATTCCGTTCGCGCTGGCCGTCACTTTGGCCGGCTGCTCCCTGGCACCGACCTACCAGCGCCCCGAGGCGCCGGTGGCGACCGCGTGGGGCGATGCCGCCGGCCATCGCGGCCGGGCGGTGGAGCAACTGGACTGGCAGGCGTTCATCGTCGACCCGTCCCTGCGCCAGCTGGTGGGGACCGCGCTGGACAACAACCGCTCGCTGCGCCAGACCCTGCTGGATATCGAGCAGGCCCGCGCGCAGTACCGCATCCAGCGTGCCGACCGGGTCCCGGGCTTGAATGCCGGGGCTTCCGGCAACCGCCAGCACTTGCCGACCGACTTGTCGAGCGATGGCCGCGAAGGGGTCAGCAGCACCTATCAGGTGGGGTTGTCGCTGCCGGAATACGAAGTGGACCTGTTCGGCCGTGTCAAAAGCCTGAGCGATGCGGCACTGGAACAGTACCTGGCCACCGAGGAAGTCGCGCGTGCCGCGCGCATCGCCCTGATCTCCGAGGTGAGCCAGGCCTACCTGACCCTGGACGGCGCCGAGCGGCGCCTGGCGCTGACCCGCCAGACCCTGGCCAGCCGCGAGGATTCGCTGGCCCTGGTCGGCCAGCGGCGCACCGCCGGCACGGCCACGGCGCTGGATCACCAGGAGGCGCTGGGGCTGGTCGAGCAGTCGCGGGCCGAGCTGGAAGGCATCGTGCGCGAGCAGCGCCAGGCCTACAACGCCCTGGTGCTGCTGCTGGGCAGCGCGGACGCGGCGAAGGCGATCCCGGCCGAGCGCGACGAGGCGCCGATGGTCCTGCAGGACATCGCCCCGGGCGCGCCGTCGGCGCTGATCGAACGTCGCCCGGACATCCTCGCCGCCGAGCATCGGCTGCGGGCGCGCAACGCCGATATTGGCGCGGCGCGGGCAGCGTTTTTCCCGCGTATCAGCCTGACCGGCAGCTTTGGGACCGCCAGTGCGCAGATGTCCGGGCTGTTCGACGGAGGCTCGCGTAGCTGGACCTTCATGCCGCAATTGTCGCTGCCGTTGTTCGACGCCGGGCGCAACCGGGCCGGGCTCAGCCTGGCCGAGGCACGCAAGGACTCGGCTGTGGCCGCCTATGAAGGCGCGATCCAGGTGGCCTTCCGCGAAGTGGCCGATGCGCTGGCCGCCACCGACACCCTGCGCCGTGAGCAGGCTGCGCGAAGGGCCCTGGTCGATACCAGTCGTGCGACCCTGGCGCTGGCCAAGGCACGTTACGAGGGGGGAGTGGACAACCATTTGCGCTACCTGGACGCCCAGCGCAACAGCAACGTGAACGAAGCGGCCTTCATCGAAGCCAGTACCCAGCGGCAACTGGCGTTGGTCGACCTGTTCCGCGCACTCGGTGGTGGGTGGTCGGGCAAGGGCTGA